One genomic segment of Romeriopsis navalis LEGE 11480 includes these proteins:
- a CDS encoding J domain-containing protein has protein sequence SSQSESRHSESRQQRPPERDFNREPRRAGPRDQSNQPPRQTPPSQGRPPQDSRYQQNDAPLPRDVEAQLMVPLEKAYTGGRERIRLEDGRMIEVNLPKAIISGQKLRLKGQGIAGGNLFLQIDVAPHKFYKLNGLDLVTQVPVTPVEAVLAGPIEVPTIDGLVKMNLPKGLKSGQKLRLGKRGYPSPEGDRRGDQIVELVIQMPAELSDAEKELYEKLKQTETNPRANLV, from the coding sequence GCTCATCTCAGTCCGAATCACGCCATTCCGAATCGCGTCAGCAGCGTCCCCCAGAGCGTGACTTTAACCGGGAGCCTCGGCGCGCTGGACCCCGTGATCAATCCAATCAACCGCCGCGTCAAACGCCACCTTCGCAAGGTCGGCCCCCGCAAGATTCGCGTTATCAGCAGAACGATGCGCCATTGCCTCGGGATGTGGAAGCGCAGCTCATGGTGCCCCTGGAGAAAGCCTATACGGGTGGGCGAGAGCGAATTCGGCTAGAAGATGGCCGGATGATCGAAGTGAATTTGCCGAAGGCGATTATTAGTGGGCAAAAGCTCCGGCTGAAGGGCCAAGGTATTGCCGGTGGTAATTTGTTTTTGCAGATCGACGTGGCCCCGCATAAGTTTTACAAGTTGAATGGTTTGGACTTGGTGACGCAGGTGCCGGTGACGCCAGTGGAAGCGGTATTGGCTGGCCCGATCGAAGTCCCAACGATCGATGGCTTGGTCAAGATGAATTTGCCGAAGGGGCTGAAGTCGGGGCAGAAGTTGCGGTTGGGTAAGCGCGGGTATCCATCCCCCGAGGGCGATCGGCGCGGCGATCAGATCGTCGAACTCGTGATTCAGATGCCAGCCGAACTGAGTGATGCTGAGAAAGAATTGTACGAAAAGCTGAAGCAGACGGAGACAAATCCAAGAGCGAATCTGGTTTAG